From a single Amphiprion ocellaris isolate individual 3 ecotype Okinawa chromosome 18, ASM2253959v1, whole genome shotgun sequence genomic region:
- the aarsd1 gene encoding alanyl-tRNA editing protein Aarsd1 yields the protein MAFQCQRDCYMKEFVTCVVSCCPAELKQEVNGKKETLKGFNVKLQDTILFPEGGGQPDDHGLIGDIPVLRVTRQGPEALHFVVTPLEEGQEVHVKVDWERRFDHMQQHSGQHLITALADTMFGYKTTSWDLGRQRSTIELDTPCVKPTQLQELEEIINEKIRGHIPVTVQLLSIDDPAVEKVRSRGLPEDHAGPIRIIDIEGIDANMCCGTHVSNLSQLQVIKLLGTEKGKKNKTNLIFLAGNRVLKYAEKSYSTERSMVSLLKTGADEHVEAVDKLQKSVKLLQKTNLSLLRDMAVLIAQNFKNDPQRGNFFSLHKKEGDNEFMNIIANEINTEETLVFLTVGEEKGPGLFLLAGPSGAVTQMGPQVLELLQGKGAGKNGRFQGKANSMARRAEVEALLKEHCKHHTSQEE from the exons ATGGCTTTTCAGTGTCAACGAGACTGTTATATGAAGGAG TTTGTTACCTGTGTTGTCTCCTGCTGCCCTGCCGAACTAAAACAAGAGGTCAACGGAAAGAAAGAAACTTTAAAAGGCTTCAACGTCAAGCTCCAAGATACCATCTTGTTTCCCGAGGGAGGTGGCCAA CCAGATGACCATGGACTGATTGGAGACATCCCAGTGTTGAGGGTGACGAGGCAGGGACCGGAGGCTCTACATTTCGTTGTTACCCCTCTGGAGGAGGGCCAGGAGGTGCATGTGAAGGTGGACTGGGAGAGGAGGTTTGATCATATGCAGCAACACTCAG GTCAGCATTTGATCACAGCACTGGCAGACACAATGTTTGGATACAAGACCACATCCTG GGACCTGGGGCGTCAGAGAAGCACCATTGAACTGGACACTCCCTGTGTGAAACCTACTCAGCTTCAGGAACTGGAAGAAATCATAAATGAGAAGATCAGAGGTCACATTCCTGTCACTGTTCAACTTCTGTCTATAGATGACCCTGCTGTGGAAAAG GTGAGGAGTCGAGGGCTGCCAGAGGACCATGCAGGGCCCATCCGGATCATTGATATCGAGGGCATTGATGCCAATATGTGCTGTGGAACTCATGTGTCTAACCTCAGTCAGTTGCAG GTAATAAAACTGCTGGGAActgagaaaggaaagaaaaataaaaccaacctGATCTTCCTGGCAGGAAACAGAGTACTGAAGTACGCAGAGAAAAGCTACAGCACAGAGCGTTCGATGGTGTCTCTTCTGAA AACAGGAGCAGACGAGCACGTCGAGGCTGTTGACAAGTTGCAGAAGTCTGTTAAACTGCTACAGAAA ACGAACCTGAGCCTGCTTCGAGATATGGCCGTCCTCATCGCGCAGAACTTTAAGAATGACCCCCAAAGAGGCAACTTTTTCAGCTTGCACAA AAAAGAGGGCGACAATGAGTTCATGAATATTATTGCTAATGAAATAAACACTGAG GAAACTTTGGTTTTTCTGACTGTCGGAGAGGAGAAGGGACCTGGTTTGTTTCTCCTGGCTGGACCCAGTGGAGCAGTGACTCAGATGGGACCACA GGTGTTGGAGCTGCTCCAAGGGAAGGGAGCTGGAAAGAACGGACGATTCCAAGGCAAAGCTAACAGCATGGCACGGAGAGCAGAGGTGGAGGCTTTACTGAAGGAGCACTGCAAACATCACACCTCACAGGAGGAATAA
- the ptges3l gene encoding putative protein PTGES3L, with amino-acid sequence MNKPKIVRPEESQPAHALWFDRKKYVTVNFMIQRPKDVQVDIQPEKIILCCKNDTDDVYYNELHLYDKIQIHDSRERVYDRTINFLLRKVKPDYAWPRLQKDPAKPSWISVDFDNWRDWEHEEDEGKEEYDRYVDMIQEMAAGNKGETPDMGDLSDSD; translated from the exons CCAGCCAGCACATGCACTGTGGTTTGACAGAAAGAAATACGTCACCGTCAACTTCATGATTCAGAGACCTAAAGATGTCCAGGTTGACATCCAAccagaaaaaataattttgtg CTGCAAGAACGACACAGATGATGTGTACTACAATGAGCTGCACTTGTACGACAAAATCCAGATCCAT GACTCCAGAGAAAGAGTCTACGACCGCACCATCAATTTCTTGCTAAGGAAGGTGAAACCTGATTACGCATGGCCTCGTCTCCAGAAAGATCCAGCAAAG CCCAGCTGGATTTCTGTGGACTTTGATAACTGGAGGGACTGGGAGCATGAAGAAGACGAGGGGAAGGAAGAGTACGACAGATACGTGGAT aTGATCCAGGAAATGGCTGCCGGTAACAAAGGAGAAACACCGGACATGGGTGATCTCAGTGAT TCTGACTGA